In Pyxicephalus adspersus chromosome 10, UCB_Pads_2.0, whole genome shotgun sequence, the DNA window aagatcaggagatccctcaccatcatcaggtaggtacTCTAAGCTGTGAGATGAGATTCCTCTGCAATCTTTCTCTTGTTACAGATGTATTCTGTCATCGTCTTCTTTAGGGAGAAGATCTGCAAGGCATCAAAGATGAggtgaaggaagaagaagaagagatgatTCTGAGGAGAGCTGAGCTGCCCATGGAGGAGGGTGATCCTCTGTATTCTGTACAGGAAGGTCACAACTCTACACATCAGGTAGACGGGAGGAGATCTCCCAAATAATAATAAGGTGACCTCGTTCTGTGTAATCTCCAATAAACAAATGTCATTCATCTGTGGGGTTTAGGATGAAGAAGTGAAAGACACCAAAGTTGCTGTTAAAGTTGAAGAAGAAGAGAAGTTGGTGAGGGGAGCTGAGCCATCCATGGAGGAGGAAATGACTATGGAATGTAAAGCGGAGGAATCTTCCCGAAACGTCAGCTCAGGTGGGTAATAAAATGTTAGACACTGTGTGGTTTCCCAAGGGATGCCAGATTTTGAGGGAACTTTTAAGGTCAGAAGTTTTATACAGATAccaatagtatataaaaaaaaacacattacactttatttataaacattataaaatcacacaatacagaataaaaaaccAAACAGTTGCTGAGAATGAGAAATATGCGGTAGATCTCCAAATGAGATATTCCAACAACTTCAACACGTTTCTCAGAGTCTATGTCCACTTCgtcaggaagaggagatctataaataacaattaatacTTAGAATCTTTGAAtaagctgtatttactattaattAATGTTCAAAGCTACAGGTACTAATTCTCCTATGACGATCATGATGCTTCACAAGTCAGTCTTGAATTTTATTGAGAACACTAGTGAATTGAGTTAAAACCCTCTGTGATAGCTAACAAATTGTTCTGTGCTCTTTTAGCTGCCAAATTGATTATCAAATGGAAATAGGAGGACAATAAAGGCTCTTCACCCCATATGAGGTGCGGGCACTTATATATACATTGCAGATTGATGGACCCCAGGGGCGTAGACACctctaaatataacatatttatctAATTGATGTAAATATCTATATGGATGAAGCAAGCCATTTTCTATAACTCACATAACTCTTTggctttgcaaaaatgtattaaaaataaagatgatgATTTGTTCTCTAAATTAACACTTTTATGTCTACTGATTAATCTAGCAGCAATTATAGGAGACATCTAGCTCTAAGCAGCTTAATGAGATcaatttatattttggttttttACTCCGAAATCTCATTATTGGGACCAGTGTATTTGTATACCATTCCTCCCTGTGCCTCGCCGAGCTTGTTCCATCTGGCCATTTGAAGGAATCATTGGATGACATCAGCACCTAGCATCTAAGCTTATTTGTGTGATTgatgaatatattgtattttattgtaaattgttatgtatatattaattaatagTACATACAGCTTGTTCAAAGATTCTaggtattaattattatttatagatcTCCTCTTCCTAAAAAAGTGGACATAGACTCCGCAAGATGCGTTGAAGTTGTTGGAATACCATTATTTGGAGAGGTCAATCAatcaatctttttccccatctacgtcatcCAATTTTGCACCTGTTCAGTGACGTAtgaggaagaacccagaagaagggtgaagaagatggcagtgggGTCCGGGCCGGCTAAGGATACCAAGCTTTTATGAGCTCTATGTCATATAATCTTCCATAATTCTATCTGTAGTTCCTGTCCCAAATAGTCTCCCACTTACACATAGGTCCTTCCATCTTGAGCACACCTCTGGGCATGGGGTAAATAACAGCAATAACCCTGTAAGTATAATAACTATAAACCCGCAATAGTATCCTGAGGCCTTCTAAAATTACTGATACACctcaaaacacaaatattagaccagaatataacatattaataattGCTGGGCCCCAACATGGCTATGATATATCAAAAACATAATATCACCACCATCCAGAGCGATATTCTTTGCCATTTTGTTGACCTGGGGCCTCGAAGTAACAGTCCATCCATGTAGTGGGAAGAATTCCCATGTCCTCTTAAATAAAGCAAGAGAACAAAGTCCTCGAGGGGTAGTGCCCTCTCATGTGGAAGCTGGACTGGAGCAATGTTGTTGTTTCTTGCTTCTGGCTACCTGCCACTCCGGTGAGGTGGTTCAATACACAGGAATAGGTTCCCATCCAAATATTATAGGACAGTCAATACCTAGATCCGCACAAAACTTGCGGCGGTGCTCCAAGTAGTGTAAAGCAGCCGAAGTGCCATCTTTGTGTGCAGTAAGGTTGAAGGGAAATCCCCAGCAATATGGTATAGAGTTATCCCGAAGAGGGTAAGCAAAGGTTGCAGGATGTGActgtcatacttacctgttcctcactaaagcacagccATCTCCcacctgcgcatgcttgcagttctgatgccgggtgtgcctctgtttccaagctttatcaactccgtccatgccgctggccaatcagaaaatagcctcttaaccagccctggctatttagctagctctcagactccattttgtgttcatgcaacaagtcgcGTCTTCTTTTGTGTCTCCATAGCGCCCAGCCCTTagttctctgtacacctcctgcTTAATCTGGTggttcctgtgttaacccctcgttgtccagtctgtaggttcccagccaacttccctgtgctgttcctgtctgcctgtggatatccctgcttctcctgtacctcttgctgtttccagtgtctcctgtgttccctgtgcccgcagtggcccctgtgtcattgctgtctgtatcctggatccctggcgtgtgacctgacctctcttgcttgctgcctgtctcgaccccgacttgccttgactatcctcctgcctggtgatttggtactgtgcttgcccaccttggtgttcCCAAGGACCGTAACCAGCAGCAGCAACACAACAAACTGGATTAGCACTGTGATTAGGTGACCCAGgatattattaaatatagtttGCAACACCGCTGGGATGTCTGAAGATTGTGTGGTGTCTGCTGTGGTTATCTAGATTCTCCACTTGGCGTTTGAGATCCCTGATTGCTTGCGCCTGAGAGGAGAGATGCGAGATAGTCCCCTAAGTCGATTGCAATTCAGTATCCATGATTTCCACACAGTCcactgttaaggcgatctcctattgatcccggATCAATTGTCTCTCTTtctctgatgacttttgtttacagcgctggaagagtgtACTGCATAActcaatgtgtggttagatcactctcaaaaccttattgtttgcacacagtttttaTAACAGTTCagaggcatgatcagtgcatggtcacatgaccacagacaactagcagacatgacaaatgtccttgtggttctcttagtaCAGGACATTTTTGTCAAAGTTACCAATAAATGGCtgtagggaggaaagggagagtttcaaggcaaaaaggggagAAGCAGACGTTAGTTTACAGATAAAAAgggtacaactagtttcaacataattcaatcatctacaaaacataacaaaagcacaaaaataattaacttcattactcagcaaaattcctcagctactttcatCCACTAAGGATTGGAAATGTTTACGTAGGGTATAGGATTCCCCCTGGCATATATCCTTAACTATAAGCAGACGGAAGTCCTCTATAGTGAGCATATGGTGTATGTAATCCTGCCAGGTCATGGATGTATTATGGAGACCCCCATAAGTAGGTAATGTTGATTTATACCTGTATATCCATTCTGAAAGGCATGGAGGCAGAGCCATTAGTACTCCGCTCCATTATAACAGGGGAGGCAGATGTCCTTAACATGCCCATAGCATTGATCTGTCCCTGGGGTTCAGTGTTGCTCTGTTTAGCAGGGGTGGTAAAAATATGCCCCAAGGGGCGACTCACCATAGGTGGTATGCTTGTGGTAGTGTCCTGCTTGGTTTCCTTGTGTGGCAAAGAGCGTGGTGGCAGCAACCATGTTGAGGTAGAGGAGTGAGCTCCACATAAGTATCCCAGCCACTTTTGAATCTTCTGCTCTGGATGAGCTTTGCGAAGCCTGCAGGGGCTGCAACTGTTCTCAGCCTCCAGCCTCCTGCTTCCAGTGAGATAGAAGGGAAGAGAGAGATTCCCCCTCCAGTGATAAGTGCTGTGAGCAGAAGCTCGGGGAAGCCTAAGAGGGGAAGAGATGCAAGGGATCGTTCAGCTGGGGATGGTGAAGATGCTGGAGATTGGTCACCACATGGCTGGGATATCCAACACAATCTTGGAAGCAGTAGCAGTTGAGAAAACTTCTAAACTAGATCTGGTGCCGTTCTTCTTTGGATCTGGAGCTTTCCTAGCTCCCATTGATCTGGGCCCCCATTGCCTGCGTTTGCTGCCCGCCATGCTCGATGTAATCTTTGGTGGTGTGCGGGTCAGAGACGGAGTGAGCGTAACACACNNNNNNNNNNNNNNNNNNNNNNNNNNNNNNNNNNNNNNNNNNNNNNNNNNNNNNNNNNNNNNNNNNNNNNNNNNNNNNNNNNNNNNNNNNNNNNNNNNNNNNNNNNNNNNNNNNNNNNNNNNNNNNNNNNNNNNNNNNNNNNNNNNNNNNNNNNNNNNNNNNNNNNNNNNNNNNNNNNNNNNNNNNNNNNNNNNNNNNNNNNNNNNNNNNNNNNNNNNNNNNNNNNNNNNNNNNNNNNNNNNNNNNNNNNNNNNNNNNNNNNNNNNNNNNNNNNNNNNNNNNNNNNNNNNNNNNNNNNNNNNNNNNNNNNNNNNNNNNNNNNNNNNNNNNNNNNNNNNNNNNNNNNNNNNNNNNNNNNNNNNNNNNNNNNNNNNNNNNNNNNNNNNNNNNNNNNNNNNNNNNNNNNNNNNNNNNNNNNNNNNNNNNNNNNNNNNNNNNNNNNNNNNNNNNNNNNNNNNNNNNNNNNNNNNNNNNNNNNNNNNNNNNNNNNNNNNNNNNNNNNNNNNNNNNNNNNNNNNNNNNNNNNNNNNNNNNNNNNNNNNNNNNNNNNNNNNNNNNNNNNNNNNNNNNNNNNNNNNNNCCTGGCCTATGGACCAGATAATTACTTAACATTACAAGTTTGGATAAAAACAGAGATAAAGCACTAAGTGTATGAGAGGACTGTACACTACATACACACAccaggctacatacacatatcagatgattcttgttcaataatcgcctcaggggtgatattggacgagaatctggcgtttgtAAAGCGCCTGCCGTTCGACATCAGGATAatagtcctggcggatccacggatgaggaacgatcataatgaaagtgaaggggagagtgcacagcagggtgccgctccttcgttctcctctctccatagagcataacagAACTCCTTTATGCATCACTCGGTCTTTAGTGCTTGGAAACAAttgggaaagatcctttccagggacaaatattgcacatgtgtatgcagcctaaatcCTGTACCCCTGCATGCCCCTTTAAATTCTCACATCTCATGGAGAGCCCAGAGGTAAAGAGCAAATTCCTGCCCTTTGGGTATTTTATGACCCATATTGAGTAAGAGAATAACAAACAAAGAATGCCCATGGGTGAAGTACTGGGGTCCTGGGGTTGTTGCATCTATCCTCCACCTCTCGGGAATCTTCTTTAGGAAAAGATGGAGTTCCCACAGAAGAGACTTCAGTGTTATCTCTCACTAAACTACCTGAACAGAGAAAACTTTCACGCGAgcgtcctttttcatgttcagaatgtgggaaatgcttCATTAAGAAACAGCAATTCATTATACACCGGAGAAgtcacacaggtgaacgtccttGTTCATGTTTAGAGTGCGGGAAAAATTTCACTACGAAGCAACACCTTCTTTTACACCAAAGAGTTCACACTGATGagcgtcctttttcatgtttagatTGTGGGAAGAGTTTCACTTGCCAAGGAAGCTTTCAATTACACcaaagaattcacacaggtgaagtTCCATTcacatgttcagagtgtggaaaatgttttactaataaaCGCTATTTTGTTATGCATCAGAGAATTCATACAGGTGAACATCCTTTTTgctgttcagaatgtgggaaaagtttcacCATGAAACATCACTTACTTAGACATgggagaattcacacaggtgaacgcATCTTTTCCTGTTCAGAGTGTGGGGGTTGTTTCACAATGAAGGAGCACCTAGTTACACAtcagaaaatacacaaaattgagcatacattttcctgttctgagtgtggaaaatgtttcacaCAGAAAGAACAGCTTCGCATACATGAGAAAACCCACATACCTGTGCATCCTTTCTCCTGTTCAGAGTGTGGGCAATTTTTCACTACGAATGGACACTTAGTTGCACACCAGAAAATCCACACGGGTGAGCGTCCATTttcctgttcagaatgtgggaaatcttTTACGAAGAAATATTATCTTCATATCCACCAGAGGATGCACAAGGGAGATATTCCTTTCTCTTGCGCAGAGTGCGGGAAAAGATTTATTACCTCAAGAGATTTTACGGAGCACCAAAGGTTACACACAGGTGAACGCCCCTTTGCTTGCACAgaatgtggaaaaagttttgtACGCAAATCAGCCCTTCTTAAACACCAGAAAATCCACACCAGTGAGCGTCCCTTCACATGTGcagagtgcgggaaaagtttcaTTCACAATCGACAGCTTCTTAGGCACCAGAGAGTTCACACGGGTGAGTGTCCTTATCCATGTGCAGAGTGTgggaaacattttacaaaccaaGGAAATTTAAGGAGACATCAAAGAGTTCATGACAAGTGATGATGTTGATGAATATATGGTGTTCATAGAACATTGTATGGCATAGAAGAAGCCGGTCTATTGGGTCCCTTAATGGTCTTTTCTTCTTGGAGAGATCTGGTGGTGAGATCTGACAGCTTGAGGTTTCTTGctaatatactatactatgttGGGTGTCCATTTTCCTCCTTTTGTACTATaaatttgaacttcagcaggaAGTGTGGTGGTTAAACATGGAGACTCTGAACCTCAGCCGTAAGAGGATACCCACCATTTCCCGAAAACATTGGAAGAGTGTGTTCTACAAGCTTTTTcctgatcagtgtttctcaagcagggttccttgAGTgatgatcaatttgtgcctcttccATTGGTGTTCGGCCAAGTAAAAAACTTTGGGAAAGTCTGATACAGATGGTTTGGTCATAGTCAAAGTTCTACAGGGGTTACATGCTAAGGAGAAGAGTACCCACACTGACTCAGTACCAACACCCACCTCAGGGGGCACCACAGGCTTAAACAGGGGTCTATATAGGCAATAATGGAAATATATAGGGCCAGCACAGTGcgcaacccagaaatttttgtaagctgggtgggaagaaattgtcgacgagtggaagcccctgaattgtgactcaactcatcagtaaccacccaaaaacagccggctggttgctgaaaagtgccgggtggtgcgcccagctaaaagggtctggggagaacactgccagcAAAGCTGGTAATTGTGAATACAAAAAGCTGTACCAATGCTTGGAGTAGAATAAAAAGCAATGATACCTGGAGATCACTGGAATCAGAAACGATCACACATACTATCCAATCAGGATTTGAACTGTAATGTTATTTTCTGCAATAGATCTTTGATTTTGACGGCTTTTCACTGctccagacaaaaacaaaagtttcctAATAAATTTAATATGTTTACTATGGTTATGTAAGATTCAGTTTAGACTCAATCTTTGTTTAATTgtgatttgtaaaataaaccatAAGGATCCACAATACTATTGTCCAATTTCTTCATCATTGTGGTTAGTCACATTGGAGTCATTGGAAATGTCACATAAAATGTTCTGACAGCCGCCATCTTGGTTCTCCTTGTGGTGATAGTAATCAGCTCTATATGGTCGTGTTGTGTGATTACGATTGTGGTAGGAGGAAAGCTGTTTTAGAATGTAGTGGAGACGGTGCAGGAGAGCTGtcagagaatgtagtgtggacagtGGGGGAGAGATGGCACATTTGTGTTTTCCTTTCCAATATTCACATGGACTCACATGGATCTTGTCAAGTGAAGGAGAGACTAAATCAAATATCAGTAATAGGTGCTTTCCCGTGACATTATTGCTGGTGGTATAAAGTTATAAGTTAGTACTGACATAGTGCGGTTGTAGTCCATCTACTGAACACATACAGGAGTCACATGGCTGAATCCACAATGAAGTGTTAACAGCTGCAAGCTTTTCAAGTAAATAGGAAGAttatcatatttcatttttttaatctctagTTAAACATGATTATGAATTATTATCCTTATTAATAAGGAACAAGATTTATaaatcgccaacatattatgcagcgctgtacattaaattggggttgcaaatgacagacggatacagacagtgacacaggaggaggagaggatcctgccccgaggagcttacattTCAGGAGGGaggggggaagtaacacacaattagAAGGAATATATGGAGTGCTCAGAAGTAGTGAGgtttaaagagacagaaaaagacgggtaggtgagtttgaaaagatgggttttgagtgcttttttaatagagtagaaagaaggagcaagccgaataggacaaggaagaccattcctgagagtcggggcagctctagaaaagccttaagagtgaggaagtcatcaggATGTCATTAAAAAGACAGAAGAGCGTGTGGAGGTATgaaggaatttgaaggcaaagctcaggaccttgaatttgattccaaggtaaaatggaagcctaTGAAGATAACTACAAAGAGATAGTGAATAActttactattaaaaaatattctatagttattgattttcttttttataattagcATGTATAAGTATTATTAATAACCACCAGTAGGTAGTGATAAACCTTTGAAACATAATGTTACCTGCAGTTTATATACTCTCCAGGAGATGGCAATCTCACTTTAAGGAACTTTTACTGACAGGAAGTGATGTAACAAGGAGACAGGAAGTGATCTAAAGAAATGGCAGGAAGTTATGAGTAAGAAGTGAGTTGGGAGGATTGGAGGATAGGGACATTGCTGGAACTGGCAGCAGTAGGGGTAatagtattttcattttattaggggAAGTTAAAGGTATAACTGGGCAGTATGTACAAGAAAGTTGCAGGTAAAAGCATTCATGGGCGTTTCATTTTCTTATCATGTGTACAGCACGGTGGGCTTtgtagcactgggtcccaggtttaaatctcggacAGGAtattttctgcatggagtttgcaggttctcctcatttttgtgtgggtttcccctgggtacttcTTGttcttcctacattccaaaaacatgcaattaggctAACTAGCTTCCAGCCGCCATAGTACTTAGactttaataatgacatatgactatgatggcgacattagattgtgagcttctttgagggacagttagtaaaatGACATGGATTTTGTACAGNNNNNNNNNNNNNNNNNNNNNNNNNNNNNNNNNNNNNNNNNNNNNNNNNNNNNNNNNNNNNNNNNNNNNNNNNNNNNNNNNNNNNNNNNNNNNNNNNNNNNNNNNNNNNNNNNNNNNNNNNNNNNNNNNNNNNNNNNNNNNNNNNNNNNNNNNNNNNNNNNNNNNNNNNNNNNNNNNNNNNNNNNNNNNNNNNNNNNNNNNNNNNNNNNNNNNNNNNNNNNNNNNNNNNNNNNNNNNNNNNNNNNNNNNNNNNNNNNNNNNNNNNNNNNNNNNNNNNNNNNNNNNNNNNNNNNNNNNNNNNNNNNNNNNNNNNNNNNNNNNNNNNNNNNNNNNNNNNNNNNNNNNNNNNNNNNNNNNNNNNNNNNNNNNNNNNNNNNNNNNNNNNNNNNNNNNNNNNNNNNNNNNNNNNNNNNNNNNNNNNNNNNNNNNNNNNNNNNNNNNNNNNNNNNNNNNNNNNNNNNNNNNNNNNNNNNNNNNNNNNNNNNNNNNNNNNNNNNNNNNNNNNNNNNNNNNNNNNNNNNNNNNNNNNNNNNNNNNNNNNNNNNNNNNNNNNNNNNNNNNNNNNNNNNNNNNNNNNNNNNNNNNNNNNNNNNNNNNNNNNNNNNNNNNNNNNNNNNNNNNNNNNNNNNNNNNNNNNNNNNNNNNNNNNNNNNNNNNNNNNNNNNNNNNNNNNNNNNNNNNNNNNNNNNNNNNNNNNNNNNNNNNNNNNNNNNNNNNNNNNNNNNNNNNNNNNNNNNNNNNNNNNNNNNNNNNNNNNNNNNNNNNNNNNNNNNNNNNNNNNNNNNNNNNNNNNNNNNNNNNNNNNNNNNNNNNNNNNNNNNNNNNNNNNNNNNNNNNNNNNNNNNNNNNNNNNNNNNNNNNNNNNNNNNNNNNNNNNNNNNNNNNNNNNNNNNNNNNNNNNNNNNNNNNNNNNNNNNNNNNNNNNNNNNNNNNNNNNNNNNNNNNNNNNNNNNNNNNNNNNNNNNNNNNNNNNNNNNNNNNNNNNtcgttggaaaggatcgtgaaagatcctttccaacgacaaaaattgcacgtgtgtatgcagctttagaaatgAACAGGTGAGGAGACTCCCCAGGCCTCAGGCCCTCCTCAGTGAAGCAGGGAGGCTTCTTTTGGCCCCATCTCATGCACATGGCCCCTCTTCAGAAAAGCCCAATACAGCAACCCATGGGGCTGCAGGCCCCTCACAATTTATTAAACAAGGATCGGtatataaaaatctgatgtgGGCCCTTCATGGCAGCAACATCTTCAAATGTTACCCACCAAGGCAGATTTTCAGCAGCTTATTACAGAAGTACAGTCTACCCTGCGATCTGAATAGGGGCCCTACGTGCAGATTTACAGTCCCTAGCTGGAAGAGTGGGGGATCTTGATGAGAATTTACATCAGGCCAAGGTGATATAAAAGCCTTAACCTATAAACCCCGGGACTACCACTTGAAAATCAGAGATCATTATCGCCTCTTGGAAGATATGGATAATAAAACTCGCAGAAACAACATCTGGGTCCGTGGTTTACCGGAGGCTACCCAACATTCAGATTTGAAGCTGATGTTGCAAACCTTTTTTAACCACCTGTTGGGGCGCCCTTCTTCTTGTTATCGGCATTACTATGGAGGCAACCTGCCTCGGCCGTGAGACCACGGGATGTTCTTTGTCATCTGACGTATACAGCTCTTAAAGTTGAGATTATGGTGGCCGCCAAATGTGTAATGTGGAGTTTAATGGAGCTCCCCTACAGCTTTTTCAGGATTTATCCTGGCACACCCTACAACAACGGCGCCTCCTGCAGCCTCCTCCTCATCATATCCCCAATAGATGGGGCTTTCCGTTCAGCCTAACAATGACGCGCAGGGATCAGCTGTGCTACGCTATCCGGAGGACCTCCCCTCCTTCTGCCAGGACATGGGAATTTCTTGGCCCAACTCCCAGGATGGGAGCCTGAGGGCCCCTCACCTTTCTCCATCATCGTGGCAGGAGGTTAGGCCCAGGAAGCAATCCAGACGAAGGGTTCAACATTCTCCTCCCCCCCAGCCCCTCTGGATGGTAGGCAACGTTGAGAGGGGTTTTGTATATCATATCCTTTTTGATACTGACATTTCCATCTGTTTATCTCAGAGAATTATGTGTTTTGTTCTATTATGTTCATACAATGTTTTAGCACTGTGTTTCCCCCTACTTTAACCTGTTGGAGATTACCACTGGGTTTCTACCCGTACTACTATTGCTGTATTACTTATGTTTACTGTTACATATGTTGGACCTCACTAATTGGTGAGGCTCCGTGCACTTCAAAGAGATGTCTCAGGAATTGATGCTAATTCATACTCTAGAAATGTACCTGACATGATATGGATGTGCTATCCCAATGTTAATTAGATAGCGCCTAGACTAGGTCGTATTTTTGTTTATGGTGCACATGATGTTATTTccctgtattttctttctttgccCTGTGACTTCTTGGGGGATCCTGCACCAGACCTGGTTTTTGGGGCGAGGTGTGGGACATCCCCTTGAAGCTCCTATCCTGCTAGAATGCTGGTCAATTTGGTTTCTGATGTTATCTTGTTTGTTCATTGCTCTGGGGACTGTTGGGCCCCTGACCCCCTTAGGCCCGCCAGGTACTGTTGTTTCCCAGTTGTTCTTAGGGACTCCTGGGGACCGGTGCGCGACGAACACCCCTTAGTCGCTTATTTCCCACTGATTCAGTTTGGtttaatatatgtgtgtttaattttCGGTTCCCCTGTCCTTCCTTCTTTGCTCCAGTCCTTTCTATTCTGGGTGCAAGTGGTTTGCCTCCCTACCAGATCTTCCACAGGTAAAATGGTTCTAATCGGATTGTATTTTAATGGCGACTAAAATTTTTTTCTCTCAATGTTAAGGGGCTGAATTCTAACACCAAGAAAAAGTTGGCGCTCAGGGAATTTAAATGCCATTCGGCAGAGGTTATTTTCTTACAGGAGACATAATCACACAGGCACTTTGCCTCCAAATACTACCCGCATGCCCATATGGCAAATTCTCCCTCCAGAAAGAACGCAGGGGTTGCCATTTT includes these proteins:
- the LOC140339129 gene encoding uncharacterized protein (The sequence of the model RefSeq protein was modified relative to this genomic sequence to represent the inferred CDS: added 239 bases not found in genome assembly), with product CGKCFIQKRDLVIHQRIHTGERPYACSECGKGFILKNALVIHLRNHTGERPFTCTECGKGFIDKGTLVRHQKSHTGERPFSCLECGKNFTTKQHLLLHQRVHTDERPFSCLDCGKSFTCQGSFQLHQRIHTGEVPFTCSECGKCFTNKRYFVMHQRIHTGEHPFCCSECGKSFTMKHHLLRHGRIHTGERIFSCSECGGCFTMKEHLVTHQKIHKIEHTFSCSECGKCFTQKEQLRIHEKTHIPVHPFSCSECGQFFTTNGHLVAHQKIHTGERPFSCSECGKSFTKKYYLHIHQRMHKGDIPFSCAECGKRFITSRDFTEHQRLHTGERPFACTECGKSFVRKSALLKHQKIHTSERPFTCAECGKSFIHNRQLLRHQRVHTGECPYPCAECGKHFTNQGNLRRHQRVHDK